A single region of the Candidatus Margulisiibacteriota bacterium genome encodes:
- a CDS encoding FAD-dependent oxidoreductase — MGRITINSKEYQFKEGQTILDVCTKNEIFIPTLCHVKELEPYGSCFVCVVEVTNGRAGIYPACSTGCMDGMIVETENDRIRGIRKMALELLMSDHFGDCVAPCSLEGCPANINIQGFLALEKEGKYQEAAQLIRKKAPMPNMLGRVCPAPCEKVCRRNRVDEAVSIRIQKRYISDKEIEQGGPFLPSKQAKTDKKITIIGAGPTGMSAAYYLALEGHEVTVYEAHPKHGGMTRYGIPYYRLPEDIIDTELDAIVEQLGVKMFYNTTIGKDIKFEEILNKSDAVLIAIGAQTSTSMDIPGESSVKVISAVEYLEKTAKHTPIALGANSLIVGGGHTAMDAARTAVRTGTKTTVIYRRSEEEMPGKDEIEEAVEEGVVFQFLSAPIKCEEVEGKLKVTCIKMGLSEPDNTGRRKPFPISGSEYVLTADTMVMAIGQKVEASFVASELISKRGTLEIDKKTYQTKNPKIFAAGDCVSGPDLVVTAVAAGRKSAFSIDQYLKSEIVTGEKPLFSSVTGELNELPDQMFAEYAKVPRMKIPQLSQEKRKASFSSIELTSPETMIQAEAERCLSCGCVEINDCKLKEYCEIYDVETQMFAGENRTYAKDKSQKDVVLEEDKCINCASCIRVAEANKNNKMLGLINRGFSSRVKPPFNEAMKNIDATAYQEVVKNCPTAGIRLAGKKIDYLKE, encoded by the coding sequence ATGGGTAGAATAACAATAAACAGTAAGGAATATCAATTTAAAGAGGGGCAAACAATTTTAGACGTTTGCACTAAAAACGAAATATTTATACCAACACTTTGTCACGTGAAAGAATTAGAGCCTTATGGTAGTTGCTTTGTGTGTGTTGTAGAAGTTACGAATGGTAGAGCAGGGATTTATCCTGCTTGTTCTACAGGTTGTATGGACGGAATGATTGTTGAGACAGAGAACGACAGAATTCGTGGAATTAGAAAGATGGCATTAGAGTTATTAATGTCTGACCACTTTGGAGATTGTGTTGCTCCCTGTAGCTTAGAAGGTTGTCCAGCAAATATAAATATTCAAGGATTTTTAGCTTTAGAAAAAGAAGGAAAATACCAAGAGGCAGCTCAGCTTATTCGAAAAAAAGCTCCCATGCCAAATATGTTAGGTAGAGTTTGTCCTGCTCCTTGCGAAAAAGTATGCAGAAGAAATAGAGTAGACGAAGCAGTTAGTATCAGGATCCAAAAAAGATATATTTCTGACAAAGAAATCGAACAGGGTGGACCATTTTTACCATCGAAACAAGCTAAAACCGACAAAAAAATTACAATTATTGGCGCTGGCCCAACTGGGATGAGTGCGGCTTATTATTTAGCGCTAGAAGGTCACGAGGTTACTGTCTATGAGGCGCATCCTAAACATGGTGGCATGACTAGATATGGAATCCCTTATTATAGATTGCCTGAAGATATTATTGATACTGAGTTAGATGCTATTGTTGAACAATTAGGCGTTAAAATGTTCTACAACACTACAATTGGTAAAGACATTAAGTTCGAAGAAATTTTAAATAAATCTGATGCAGTGCTGATTGCAATTGGAGCTCAAACATCTACATCTATGGATATTCCGGGAGAATCCTCCGTCAAAGTCATTTCTGCTGTAGAATATTTAGAAAAAACTGCCAAACATACACCGATTGCCTTAGGAGCTAATTCTCTGATTGTCGGTGGCGGACATACTGCAATGGATGCAGCTAGAACAGCTGTGAGAACAGGTACCAAGACAACCGTTATTTATCGTAGAAGCGAAGAAGAAATGCCAGGCAAAGATGAAATTGAGGAAGCAGTCGAAGAAGGCGTGGTCTTTCAGTTTCTTTCAGCGCCAATTAAGTGTGAAGAAGTTGAGGGTAAATTAAAAGTAACTTGTATTAAAATGGGGTTAAGTGAACCAGATAATACTGGTAGAAGAAAGCCTTTTCCAATTTCAGGAAGTGAATATGTGCTGACAGCCGATACGATGGTTATGGCTATTGGGCAAAAAGTAGAGGCCTCTTTTGTTGCTTCAGAATTAATATCGAAACGGGGCACCTTGGAAATCGATAAGAAAACTTATCAAACCAAAAACCCTAAGATTTTCGCTGCAGGAGATTGTGTTAGCGGCCCAGATTTAGTTGTCACCGCTGTTGCTGCTGGCAGAAAAAGTGCTTTTTCTATAGACCAATATCTAAAAAGCGAGATAGTGACTGGAGAGAAACCTCTTTTTAGTTCTGTCACTGGAGAATTAAACGAACTTCCAGACCAGATGTTTGCGGAATATGCCAAAGTACCAAGAATGAAAATTCCTCAGTTATCTCAAGAAAAGAGAAAAGCATCTTTTTCTTCTATCGAATTAACTTCTCCTGAAACAATGATTCAAGCGGAGGCGGAACGTTGCTTATCATGTGGTTGCGTAGAGATAAATGATTGTAAGTTAAAAGAATACTGCGAGATTTATGATGTTGAGACTCAAATGTTTGCTGGTGAAAATAGAACTTATGCTAAAGACAAGAGTCAAAAAGATGTTGTTCTTGAAGAAGATAAATGTATTAATTGTGCCTCTTGTATTAGAGTTGCAGAAGCCAACAAAAACAATAAAATGCTTGGTCTAATTAACAGAGGATTCTCGTCTAGAGTAAAACCACCTTTTAATGAAGCTATGAAAAATATTGATGCCACTGCTTATCAAGAAGTTGTTAAAAATTGTCCCACTGCTGGGATCAGGTTGGCTGGCAAAAAAATCGATTACCTTAAAGAGTAA